A window of the Fibrobacter sp. UWT2 genome harbors these coding sequences:
- a CDS encoding acyl-[acyl-carrier-protein] thioesterase: MIDIYSLAKNPFVFQKQRTITSAYIDVSGKMGLAQTVLMVQDNFTENFGALKMDNFCVNEKGGYWAITKAKFKFFQRPYWRDKVVTTSFPADNAPIRTYENTAVTTVEGEPIILAVQEACCLNLETHRPMKLSAVDFPAEGSPEPFMDNKFTKFAVEPEEYQEVYRQKVLPQHIDMSHHMNNIEYVKLGLNVFSAADIELCIPAMLELHFLGETREGQEVTIYRADKMGATYMKIEDDSGRQVFEMKLKMK; the protein is encoded by the coding sequence ATGATCGATATTTATTCGCTTGCTAAAAATCCGTTCGTTTTCCAGAAACAACGCACCATCACTTCGGCCTACATCGACGTTTCGGGCAAGATGGGCCTTGCACAGACGGTGCTCATGGTGCAGGACAACTTTACCGAAAACTTTGGCGCCCTCAAGATGGACAACTTCTGCGTCAATGAAAAAGGCGGTTACTGGGCAATCACCAAAGCGAAATTCAAATTTTTCCAGCGTCCCTATTGGCGCGACAAGGTAGTGACCACCTCGTTCCCCGCCGATAACGCCCCCATTCGCACTTACGAAAACACGGCCGTCACGACAGTCGAAGGGGAACCCATCATTCTCGCCGTTCAAGAAGCCTGCTGCCTCAACTTGGAAACGCATCGTCCGATGAAACTTTCCGCGGTAGACTTTCCTGCAGAAGGTTCCCCCGAACCCTTTATGGACAACAAGTTCACCAAGTTCGCCGTGGAACCCGAAGAATACCAGGAAGTGTACCGCCAGAAGGTGCTGCCGCAGCATATCGACATGTCGCACCATATGAACAACATCGAATACGTAAAGCTTGGTCTGAATGTGTTCAGCGCCGCCGATATCGAACTTTGCATTCCGGCGATGCTTGAACTGCATTTCTTAGGTGAAACCCGAGAAGGCCAGGAAGTCACGATTTACCGAGCCGACAAAATGGGTGCGACCTATATGAAAATCGAAGACGATTCGGGACGCCAAGTCTTCGAGATGAAGCTGAAAATGAAATAG